One Pyrus communis chromosome 4, drPyrComm1.1, whole genome shotgun sequence genomic region harbors:
- the LOC137732025 gene encoding protein S-acyltransferase 11-like isoform X2: MADLPKEHFIASIKDDYDVTCWGCGLHLLLPSNAPIFKCGWCGALTNQNAGKRECKYFWLRRLRDRCFVGGGVWAVFPVLFGISYFHGIFHSIITFMLSVATVYTFSSASFACAGTPPCRVWGSYPAVGKGDLDNYTFCHQCLKPKSPSTHHCRSCGKCILDMDHHCPFIGNCVGAANHRHFIALLISVVTSTFYISIMAIYVCYHIWPSITYEAEDHLHALDSYSAITAIREIIYGLLRSAVLLSPRGLLLLYLFVSSVSLEIGLSILLWQQLSFIYEGKTYLSHLSSQGTDEVGEKDCQNLVRFFAFPYPLSRYLPLCSRSRFLPSLQKKTHRHKK, translated from the exons ATGGCCGACTTGCCCAAG GAGCATTTCATAGCCTCCATCAAGGACGACTATGACGTCACGTGTTGGGGTTGTGGATTACACCTTCTTCTTCCATCAAATGCTCCAATTTTCAAGTGTGGTTGGTGTGGAGCTTTAACAAATCAAAATGCGGGGAAACGTGAATGCAAGTACTTTTGGTTGAGACGCTTGCGGGATCGCTGCTTTGTCG GTGGTGGAGTGTGGGCGGTATTCCCTGTTCTTTTTGGTATCAGCTATTTCCATGGAATTTTTCACTCCATCATTACCTTCATGTTATCTGTAGCCACTGTTTATACATTCAGTTCTGCTTCATTTGCGTGTGCTGGAACACCTCCGTGCAGAGTGTGGGGAAGCTATCCAGCTGTGGGGAAAGGTGACCTCGATAATTATACCTTCTGTCACCAATGCTTAAAACCAAAGTCACCTAGCACTCATCATTGCCGGTCCTGTGGAAAGTGTATATTGGACATGGATCATCACTGCCCATTT ATTGGGAATTGTGTTGGTGCAGCTAACCACCGACACTTCATTGCCTTACTCATTTCAGTTGTCACCAGTACGTTCTATATTTCTATCATGGCTATCTATGTGTGTTATCATATCTGGCCATCCATAACCTACGAAGCCGAGGACCACTTGCATGCCCTTGACAGTTATTCAGCTATAACAGCTATCCGTGAGATTATATATGGCTTGCTAAGATCTGCTGTCCTTTTATCCCCTAGAGGGCTTCTTCTGTTATATCTGTTTGTTTCAAGTGTTTCGTTGGAGATAGGGTTGAGCATACTTCTGTGGCAGCAGCTGAGTTTTATTTACGAGGGAAAGACCTATTTGAGTCATTTAAGTTCACAGGGAACTGATGAAGTTGGAGAGAAGGATTGCCAAAACCTCGTGCGTTTCTTTGCATTCCCGTATCCCTTGTCAAGATATCTTCCCCTCTGCTCTCGCTCAAGATTTTTGCCAAGTTTGCAAAAGAAGACGCATAGACACAAGAAGTAA
- the LOC137732025 gene encoding protein S-acyltransferase 11-like isoform X1: protein MADLPKEHFIASIKDDYDVTCWGCGLHLLLPSNAPIFKCGWCGALTNQNAGKRECKYFWLRRLRDRCFVGILFMFMLFVICGGVWAVFPVLFGISYFHGIFHSIITFMLSVATVYTFSSASFACAGTPPCRVWGSYPAVGKGDLDNYTFCHQCLKPKSPSTHHCRSCGKCILDMDHHCPFIGNCVGAANHRHFIALLISVVTSTFYISIMAIYVCYHIWPSITYEAEDHLHALDSYSAITAIREIIYGLLRSAVLLSPRGLLLLYLFVSSVSLEIGLSILLWQQLSFIYEGKTYLSHLSSQGTDEVGEKDCQNLVRFFAFPYPLSRYLPLCSRSRFLPSLQKKTHRHKK, encoded by the exons ATGGCCGACTTGCCCAAG GAGCATTTCATAGCCTCCATCAAGGACGACTATGACGTCACGTGTTGGGGTTGTGGATTACACCTTCTTCTTCCATCAAATGCTCCAATTTTCAAGTGTGGTTGGTGTGGAGCTTTAACAAATCAAAATGCGGGGAAACGTGAATGCAAGTACTTTTGGTTGAGACGCTTGCGGGATCGCTGCTTTGTCGGTATCCTGTTCATGTTTATGCTATTTGTGATAT GTGGTGGAGTGTGGGCGGTATTCCCTGTTCTTTTTGGTATCAGCTATTTCCATGGAATTTTTCACTCCATCATTACCTTCATGTTATCTGTAGCCACTGTTTATACATTCAGTTCTGCTTCATTTGCGTGTGCTGGAACACCTCCGTGCAGAGTGTGGGGAAGCTATCCAGCTGTGGGGAAAGGTGACCTCGATAATTATACCTTCTGTCACCAATGCTTAAAACCAAAGTCACCTAGCACTCATCATTGCCGGTCCTGTGGAAAGTGTATATTGGACATGGATCATCACTGCCCATTT ATTGGGAATTGTGTTGGTGCAGCTAACCACCGACACTTCATTGCCTTACTCATTTCAGTTGTCACCAGTACGTTCTATATTTCTATCATGGCTATCTATGTGTGTTATCATATCTGGCCATCCATAACCTACGAAGCCGAGGACCACTTGCATGCCCTTGACAGTTATTCAGCTATAACAGCTATCCGTGAGATTATATATGGCTTGCTAAGATCTGCTGTCCTTTTATCCCCTAGAGGGCTTCTTCTGTTATATCTGTTTGTTTCAAGTGTTTCGTTGGAGATAGGGTTGAGCATACTTCTGTGGCAGCAGCTGAGTTTTATTTACGAGGGAAAGACCTATTTGAGTCATTTAAGTTCACAGGGAACTGATGAAGTTGGAGAGAAGGATTGCCAAAACCTCGTGCGTTTCTTTGCATTCCCGTATCCCTTGTCAAGATATCTTCCCCTCTGCTCTCGCTCAAGATTTTTGCCAAGTTTGCAAAAGAAGACGCATAGACACAAGAAGTAA
- the LOC137731077 gene encoding protein COFACTOR ASSEMBLY OF COMPLEX C SUBUNIT B CCB3, chloroplastic-like, giving the protein MATCSYLLNHVQIKGWPSRIRISKLGNLSPTESFKTRSERQPKQGLIIAQCSFGLVQVGAPSPTTLLSLKPPDDIDAVSNIFRTGGSPTTPHNVSNVMHKLVVADLDPATARLAIGFLGPFFSLFSFLFIIRIVMSWYPKLPVGKFPYVVAYAPTEPILMATRKVIPPLGGVDVTPVVWFGLISFLNEILVGPQGLLVLLSQQLSS; this is encoded by the exons ATGGCTACCTGTTCTTATCTCCTCAACCATGTCCAGATTAAAG GATGGCCCTCCAGGATAAGGATATCCAAGCTTGGAAATCTCAGTCCTACC GAAAGCTTCAAGACAAGAAGTGAAAGGCAGCCAAAGCAAGGGCTCATAATTGCACAATGTTCCTTCGGTTTGGTCCAGGTCGGAGCTCCTTCTCCTACCACTCTATTGTCATTGAAGCCACCTGATGATATAGATGCGGTTTCAAACATTTTCCGCACCGGCGGCTCACCGACCACACCACATAACGTCTCAAATGTAATGCACAAGTTGGTGGTGGCAGATTTGGACCCTGCAACCGCAAGGCTAGCAATCGGGTTTCTGGGTCCTTTTTTTTCGCTATTTTCGTTTCTGTTCATAATAAGGATAGTTATGTCCTGGTACCCAAAACTTCCGGTTGGGAAGTTCCCGTATGTGGTGGCTTATGCTCCCACAGAGCCAATTCTCATGGCAACCAGAAAGGTGATCCCGCCGTTAGGCGGTGTGGACGTAACGCCGGTGGTGTGGTTCGGATTGATTAGCTTCCTAAATGAAATATTAGTAGGTCCTCAAGGCCTCCTTGTCCTCCTCTCTCAACAGCTTAGCAGCTAA